A section of the Candidatus Methylacidiphilales bacterium genome encodes:
- a CDS encoding aminotransferase class V-fold PLP-dependent enzyme yields the protein MSPNPYTIRDILHNPSLRHTLFPITAHSNFLAHAAVAPLCAPAAEAMRRHIQKSTTQQQEDHDLPHTLHNLRQTIAHLLHTHPNHISLLGPTSLTLNLIALGLDWRPGDEVIYYPHDYPSNVYPWLNLSRRGVRPIPLHPTKLGQITPDLVLSAITPRTRLIALSTCHYLSGYLIDYQTISKALRQHHPHVLLSLDAIQSLGIAPLDASYVDFISADSHKWLLGPLSAGLFYTSPRAAPLCQPPLLGSWNVHSPHLLAQPTIHPHTDGRRYEPGTLNLCGSLGMAAAIDLLTHLHIPTIRQTIHNLLLPLAQSLAEKGWHVPWLDYPPHARSGILTITHPRRNLPALPHHLHTRHSIPSLRHRPHHPPRRRRAPPPGR from the coding sequence ATGTCGCCTAACCCCTACACCATCCGCGACATCCTTCACAACCCCTCCCTCCGTCACACCCTCTTCCCCATCACCGCCCACTCCAACTTCCTAGCACACGCAGCCGTAGCCCCCCTCTGCGCCCCAGCTGCGGAAGCCATGCGACGCCACATACAAAAATCCACCACCCAACAACAAGAAGACCACGACCTCCCCCACACCCTCCACAACCTCCGCCAGACCATCGCCCACCTCCTCCACACCCACCCCAACCACATCTCCCTCCTAGGCCCCACCTCCCTCACACTCAACCTCATCGCCCTCGGCCTCGACTGGCGCCCCGGAGACGAAGTCATCTACTACCCCCACGACTACCCATCCAACGTCTACCCCTGGCTCAACCTCTCCCGCCGCGGCGTCCGTCCCATCCCCCTCCACCCCACAAAACTCGGCCAAATCACCCCCGACCTCGTCCTCTCCGCCATCACCCCCCGCACCCGCCTCATCGCCCTCTCCACCTGCCACTACCTCAGTGGCTACCTCATCGACTACCAGACCATCAGCAAAGCCCTCCGCCAACACCACCCCCACGTCCTCCTCTCCCTCGACGCCATCCAATCCCTAGGCATCGCCCCCCTCGACGCCTCCTACGTCGACTTCATCTCCGCCGACTCCCACAAATGGCTCCTCGGCCCACTCTCCGCAGGCCTATTCTACACCAGCCCCCGAGCCGCCCCACTCTGCCAACCCCCACTCCTCGGCTCCTGGAACGTCCACTCTCCCCACCTCCTCGCCCAACCCACCATCCACCCCCACACCGACGGCCGCCGCTACGAACCCGGCACCCTCAACCTCTGCGGCTCCCTCGGCATGGCCGCCGCCATAGACCTCCTCACCCACCTCCACATCCCCACCATCCGCCAGACCATCCACAACCTACTCCTCCCCCTCGCCCAATCCCTCGCCGAAAAAGGCTGGCACGTCCCCTGGCTCGACTACCCCCCCCACGCACGCTCCGGCATCCTCACCATCACCCACCCACGACGCAACCTCCCAGCCCTACCCCACCACCTACACACCCGCCACAGCATCCCCTCCCTCCGCCACCGCCCCCACCACCCCCCCCGCCGCCGCCGCGCCCCCCCCCCGGGCCGG
- a CDS encoding PKD domain-containing protein, producing MLTRRIALAIASLISYLTILIDHSAASNVIFLLDTPAIYHLLSKSSKTTNPPQTPRPLEISLAKYIQSLPKNTRLRIIGHDDKIFHDEEFIFSEPKAASAAQRTIRNILNRKPSSRQGNLTSTLAKSLQHATNYSLSTPNEITHIYIYTANPEPTEPFPDLDTTLKQYPLLNGKNICAHIFFIGPSKFSLPIHEGLESSQHPDMKDLTPPLITWKPTTPTTGANITFTEATQHPFRSYRWLINDLPAGDQRTIQRLFNQPGLYTATLIVDTESGQEILTKENIQVAIGTLEVSFTHSPPRIQRGQPVTFTPQSNSPLKEITWLINNTPISNANELRTKFDTLGEHQITIQAKDEHGNTTTHTQTITVEEHYIQPQAQLHIPTTTGTAPLTLTFGATITGDFSKLTWDLGDGRTSTETFTEHTYRHPGTYHYKLTIIPEDPTHQKVELTGTITVKRDWSWLLIPFPILLTLLIPLFLTLGFSPPIDGILSGKKTIDLAKYKRKSKLTIPLSAVESEADGYITFHFKGKKYAPRATATLTHVLCNVNGRRFLPGEPFPLRRRTTIQLANRETLIYSNSRLDYDVA from the coding sequence ATGCTAACAAGAAGGATCGCTTTAGCCATTGCTAGTTTGATAAGCTACCTCACTATCCTCATCGATCACTCCGCCGCCTCCAATGTAATTTTTTTGCTTGACACACCAGCCATTTATCACCTCCTTTCCAAATCCTCAAAAACGACCAATCCCCCCCAGACACCGCGCCCCCTTGAAATTAGCCTTGCAAAATACATCCAATCCCTCCCCAAAAACACACGCCTGAGAATCATAGGTCACGACGACAAAATCTTTCACGACGAAGAATTCATATTTTCAGAACCGAAGGCCGCATCAGCTGCCCAGCGCACCATTCGAAACATTCTCAACCGCAAACCTTCCTCCCGCCAAGGAAATCTAACCTCTACCTTAGCAAAGTCCCTCCAACACGCGACAAACTACTCCCTCTCCACACCCAACGAAATAACCCACATCTACATCTACACCGCCAACCCTGAGCCCACAGAGCCTTTTCCAGACCTAGACACAACCCTCAAACAATATCCACTACTCAACGGCAAAAACATCTGCGCACACATTTTCTTCATCGGTCCATCTAAATTTTCCCTCCCCATCCACGAAGGCCTTGAAAGCTCACAACACCCCGACATGAAAGACCTAACCCCCCCCCTAATCACCTGGAAGCCCACCACACCTACTACCGGAGCAAACATCACCTTCACTGAGGCCACCCAACATCCCTTCCGATCCTACCGATGGCTCATAAACGACCTCCCCGCCGGAGATCAACGCACCATCCAGCGCCTCTTCAACCAACCCGGCCTCTACACAGCCACTCTCATCGTCGACACAGAATCCGGCCAAGAAATCCTCACAAAAGAAAACATCCAAGTCGCCATAGGCACACTCGAAGTCTCCTTCACACACTCCCCACCCCGCATTCAGCGAGGCCAACCCGTCACCTTCACCCCACAATCCAACTCCCCACTAAAAGAAATCACCTGGCTCATCAACAACACCCCCATCAGCAACGCAAACGAACTCCGCACCAAATTTGACACCCTAGGCGAGCACCAAATCACAATCCAAGCCAAAGACGAACACGGCAACACCACCACCCACACCCAAACCATCACCGTCGAAGAACACTACATCCAACCCCAAGCCCAACTCCACATCCCCACCACCACAGGCACCGCCCCCCTCACCCTCACATTCGGCGCCACCATCACGGGCGATTTCAGCAAACTCACCTGGGACCTCGGCGACGGCCGCACCTCCACCGAAACCTTCACCGAACACACCTACCGCCACCCAGGCACCTACCACTACAAACTCACCATCATCCCCGAAGACCCCACCCACCAAAAAGTCGAGCTCACCGGCACCATCACAGTCAAGCGCGACTGGTCATGGCTCCTCATCCCCTTTCCCATCCTACTCACCCTACTCATCCCCCTCTTCCTCACACTCGGATTCTCCCCCCCCATCGACGGAATCCTCAGCGGTAAAAAAACCATCGACCTCGCCAAATACAAGCGAAAAAGCAAACTCACCATCCCACTCTCCGCCGTCGAATCCGAAGCCGACGGCTATATCACCTTCCACTTCAAAGGAAAAAAATACGCCCCACGCGCCACAGCCACCCTAACTCACGTCCTATGCAACGTCAACGGCCGCCGCTTCCTCCCCGGCGAGCCATTCCCCCTCCGCCGTCGCACCACCATCCAACTCGCCAACCGCGAAACCCTCATCTACAGCAACTCCCGACTCGACTACGATGTCGCCTAA